The Usitatibacter rugosus genome segment GCCGGCGCGGCGATCGGAACGCTGGGCGGACTCGCGGTGAGCCGCGTCGTGCTCGAACGCTTCGGCACCGACCTGGGGTCCGGTTACTTCCGCGGCATCGAGGCCACGTTCGCGCCCGATCCATGGGCGTTGTCCGCGATCGCGTTCCTCGGCATCGCGACCTCGCTCGCCGGTGCGTGGGCCGTGGCGCGCAGTGCCAGCCGCGTGGAGATCGCCTCGGCGCTTCGCGAGCGCGCGCACGACCTGCCGGCCGGAGATCGGCACGCGCTGCCTGTCGCCCTGGGTCTCATTGTTGCCGGTGTTCCGTTCCTCTGGGCACCGCCCGTCGGCGGCCTTCCGCTCGGCGGCTACACCACCATCGCGCTCTGGCTCGCGGCCTCGGCGTTGCTCGTGCCTCCAGCCTGCCGCGCCCTTCTCGCGCGCTTCGCGCCCACGCGCGATCCGATCGCGCACCTGGCCGCCGCGCAGTTCCGCCACCTCCCCGGCCATCTTGCGGCGAGCGTGGCGGGCATCGTCGTGTCCGCATCGCTCTGCGCCGCGATGGTGGTGATGGTGCATTCCTTCCGCGTCTCGCTCGACCGGTGGCTCACCAGCGTGATCGGCGCGGATCTCTACGTGCGGGGCGCGGAAGGCGACACCGTCACCTTCAGTCCCGAGCAACAACGCGCGATCGCGGCGCTTCCGCAGCTCGCCCGCGTCGACGTGATGCGCTATGACCGCCTCACGCTCGGCGCCGACGTGCCGCAGGTGACGCTGCTCGCGCGCACCCTCGATGACCGCGTGCTGCGCGGCTTCCAGGCCGAGCCCGCGTCGCGGCCCGAGAACACCAAGGCGATACCCGTGTGGGTGAGCGAGGCCGCGGTCGATCTCCATGGATGGCGCAAGGGCGAGCCGATGACGCTTCCGATCGGCGGACGCTCGACCGAGGTGTTCGTCGTCGGAACCTTCCGCGACTTCGCGCGGACCTGGGGCGCCGTGCTGATGGACATCGAGGACTACCGCCGCCTCACCGGTGACCTGGCCGCCAACGACCTCGCGGTGGATCTCACCGATCGGGCCCGCACGAGCGAGGCACAGGCCGCGATCCGCCTCGCACTCGCCGACGCTCCGGCCCTGCGCATCGAGGACGCAACGGGACTCCACCAGCGTTCGCTCGACATCTTCGACCGCACGTTCGCGGCCACGTACGCGCTCGAGGCGGTGGCCCTGGTGATCTCGCTCGCGGGTCTGACCAGCAGCTTCGCCGCCATCGCCTGGTCGCGGCGGCGCGAGTTCGGCGTGCTGCGCCACCTGGGCCTCCGGCGTCGCGACGTGCTGCGGATGCTCACCGTGGAAGGCGCCGTTGCCGGAACGCTCGGCGCGGCGATTGGTCTCGCCTCGGGCGCGGCGATCAGCGTCGTGCTGGTGCAAGTGGTGAACCGCCAGTCGTTCCATTGGGGCATGGAGGTGCACTGGCCGTTTGCGGCGCTCGTCGCCCTTGCCACGGCGCTGGTTGTCGCGTGCGCCATCGGGGCGCGCTGGAGTGCCCACGCGGCGGTTCGCGAGGAAGCCGTTCGAGCGGTGCGGGACGATGCGTAGCCTCATTCGCGTGCTTGTCCAGGCATTCGCCGGTACGTTGGTGCTCGCGAGCGTGTCGCTGCTCGCGGGCACGTTGCTGCTTACCGGCACAGCCGTAGCATCCGACACGGCGACCTACGATCCCGTCGTCCCCGGCCGCGCGATTCGTCTGCCGGAAGACGCCGGAGCGCATCCCGGACATCGCCTCGAGTGGTGGTACGTGACCGGCCATCTCGATTCCGACGAGGGCCCGCTCGGATTCCAGGTGACGTTCTTTCGCGCACGCAATCCCGATGCCGAGGGACGCGCGAGCCGTTTCGCGCCCTCGCAGCTCCTCTTCGCACACGCAGCGCTCGCGCAGCCATCGCACGGGCGCCTGCGCCACGAGGAGCGCAACGCCCGCGCCGGCTTCGGCCTCGCCGAGGCACGCACCGGCGGGACCGACGTCTTCATCGACGACTGGTCGATGAAATTCGCGGAAGGCGCCTACCGCACGCGCATCCCCGGCGACGC includes the following:
- a CDS encoding FtsX-like permease family protein, whose amino-acid sequence is MNAAVLLQLLRGAAIGQRVRLALTLSCIALGVALAGAVHTLHASALTEVDRAARTLAGSADLEIRGPRSGFDEALFPKIARHPEVLAASPVVELEASLANGKDTLHVMGVDPFRAARLQPGFLVGEANFSWAAEGLDSANAWLTPSALARLGVKVGGTVALRSGPGTVELHVAGVLPRLDAGGEIAVIDIASAQERFDRLGKLSRIDLRLRAGVDAEAFRVALAAELPPGVVAMPPAAISGRAASLTRAYRVNLNALASMALLTGLFLVFSTLALQAARRREEYALLRALGVTRGGLARLVLVEGLLVGLAGAAIGTLGGLAVSRVVLERFGTDLGSGYFRGIEATFAPDPWALSAIAFLGIATSLAGAWAVARSASRVEIASALRERAHDLPAGDRHALPVALGLIVAGVPFLWAPPVGGLPLGGYTTIALWLAASALLVPPACRALLARFAPTRDPIAHLAAAQFRHLPGHLAASVAGIVVSASLCAAMVVMVHSFRVSLDRWLTSVIGADLYVRGAEGDTVTFSPEQQRAIAALPQLARVDVMRYDRLTLGADVPQVTLLARTLDDRVLRGFQAEPASRPENTKAIPVWVSEAAVDLHGWRKGEPMTLPIGGRSTEVFVVGTFRDFARTWGAVLMDIEDYRRLTGDLAANDLAVDLTDRARTSEAQAAIRLALADAPALRIEDATGLHQRSLDIFDRTFAATYALEAVALVISLAGLTSSFAAIAWSRRREFGVLRHLGLRRRDVLRMLTVEGAVAGTLGAAIGLASGAAISVVLVQVVNRQSFHWGMEVHWPFAALVALATALVVACAIGARWSAHAAVREEAVRAVRDDA